One stretch of Harmonia axyridis chromosome 1, icHarAxyr1.1, whole genome shotgun sequence DNA includes these proteins:
- the LOC123670959 gene encoding uncharacterized protein LOC123670959, translated as MPDREVEEITLKQLLEEIKNSKKEVKNCISASESRLLLEIQALKSRNEYLERESADLKERLEKAERILNKNNVLVFGLKRDTKLTSEFLCCELNKLLKTNIETTEISDCYALGREKNCPRQENNRLRSFLLKARANSSEKSYIKGNRLVVGQRIYDLEELDSSEEENRPNSAPSTPAAEEQTKPLEQRTDYGLIDSASGVATSSVKERLAKLMTPQLATHKKRFLHRKKPPSKEEILKVGIVKPLYKGGDRSRMQNYRPITLVSNLGKILEKLIKVRMETFINKHKIISDNQFGFRKGMSTENAIKKVTDIIYKNIDRKIPTLAVVVDLAKAFDTVCHDRLLEKLENFGFRGKVLNLLRSYLSDRIQIVHLNGKYSESNQINFGVPQGTVLGPLLFILYINSLFRVNNKGEIIGFADDTMILFHDVTWKNLKKQVCQEFETLTKWFRLNKLTINISKTKYITFASNKKGIPDLGDLNFDDQLYVAKTHSTRYLGVVIDEHLKWDEHITYVSRKLRGILYRFKYIMNYVNSPKHLQMLYESLVQPQLSYGIIGWGGVFDTHKRIIDVLQRNILKVMYKKKITFSSDSIYSLAKVLDIRQIFAQRIISHIKQNKISIIQKEHKYPTRAGDDNENYERPRAEKRIGQRCSEYIAARLYPIVPKEIKEINNKNKFNKELKRWLIEQDRTEIHKIINST; from the exons ATGCCAGATCGAGAAGTGGAAGAAATAACACTGAAACAACTCTTGGAGGAaattaaaaattctaaaaaagagGTTAAAAATTGCATATCTGCATCAGAATCTAGGTTGTTGTTGGAGATTCAAGCATTGAAAAGCAGAAACGAATATTTGGAGAGAGAGAGCGCAGACCTAAAAGAAAGACTCGAAAAAGCTGAGCGCATATTGAATAAGAATAATGTTTTAGTTTTTGGTTTGAAGAGGGATACAAAATTGACATCGGAGTTTCTCTGCTGTGAACTTAATAAATTGTTGAAGACTAACATTGAAACCACAGAAATTAGTGATTGCTACGCGCTGGGAAGGGAAAAAAATTGTCCt CGACAGGAAAATAATAGGCTCAGGTCGTTCTTGCTGAAGGCAAGGGCAAATTCATCCGAAAAATCCTATATAAAGGGGAATAGGTTGGTGGTTGGACAGAGGATTTACGATTTGGAGGAGCTGGATAGTTCTGAAGAGGAAAATAGACCAAATAGCGCACCAAGTACTCCTGCCGCTGAGGAGCAAACTAAGCCTTTAGAACAGAGAACAGATTATGGATTGATAGATTCAGCTTCTGGGGTAGCTACAAGTAGTGTGAAAGAACGTTTGGCTAAGTTGATGACACCACAATTGGCAACGCATAAGAAAAGATTTTTACATAGGAAGAAACCACCTTCAAAGGAAG AAATATTAAAAGTAGGAATAGTGAAACCACTCTATAAAGGAGGAGACAGGAGTCGCATGCAGAACTATAGACCGATAACTTTAGTTTCAAATCTGGGAAAGATCCTCGAAAAGTTGATTAAAGTTCGTATGGAGAcatttataaataaacataaGATTATCTCAGATAATCAGTTTGGTTTTCGAAAAGGCATGTCGACAGAAAATGCCATAAAAAAAGTCACAGAcatcatatataaaaatattgaccGTAAAATTCCAACTTTGGCGGTAGTTGTCGATCTTGCAAAAGCTTTTGATACTGTCTGTCATGATCGTCTACTagaaaagcttgaaaattttggTTTCCGCGGCAAAGTATTAAATCTGCTACGAAGCTATCTATCAGATAGAATACAAATTGTACACCTAAATGGAAAATATAGTGAAAGTAATCAAATAAATTTCGGAGTACCACAGGGTACAGTTCTTGGGCCTCTTCTGTTCATATTGTATATAAACAGTCTCTTCAGGGTTAATAACAAAGGTGAAATTATCGGTTTCGCGGACGATACCATGATACTTTTTCATGATGTTACATGGAAGAATCTGAAAAAACAAGTATGCCAAGAATTTGAGACTCTGACAAAATGGTTCAGATTGAATAAACTTACGATAAATATCAGTAAGACCAAATATATAACCTTCGCCTCAAATAAAAAGGGAATTCCAGATTTAGGAGACTTGAATTTCGATGACCAGTTATATGTAGCGAAAACACATTCAACAAGGTATCTTGGCGTAGTCATCGATGAACATTTGAAGTGGGATGAACACATAACGTATGTTTCGAGAAAACTTAGAGGTATCTTATATAGATTTAAGTATATAATGAATTATGTTAATTCTCCAAAACATCTACAGATGCTCTATGAGTCGCTGGTGCAGCCACAGCTTTCGTATGGTATAATAGGATGGGGAGGTGTTTTTGACACACACAAGAGAATCATTGATGTTCTCCAAAGAAATATCCTCAAAGtgatgtacaaaaaaaaaattacattctcTAGTGACAGTATATACAGTTTAGCTAAAGTATTAGATATAAGACAAATTTTTGCTCAAAGGATTATCTCGCatatcaaacaaaataaaatttccatcATACAAAAAGAACACAAATACCCTACGAGAGCTGGAGACGATAACGAAAATTATGAGAGACCCAGAGCAGAAAAAAGAATTGGACAGAGATGTAGTGAATATATAGCTGCAAGACTATACCCGATcgtaccaaaagaaataaaagaaattaataataaaaataaattcaacaaaGAACTAAAGAGATGGCTGATTGAACAAGACCGAACTGAGATACATAAGATTATAAATTCCActtaa